A portion of the Pseudorasbora parva isolate DD20220531a chromosome 1, ASM2467924v1, whole genome shotgun sequence genome contains these proteins:
- the LOC137086306 gene encoding lectin BRA-3-like, translated as MAMKATITVFLFLSVFELNTSFYSKHYYVDRYLSWSDAQDYCSWNRDVLSTANHTELQALSAYPRIIYSWYWIGLHRDASNPNLWRWSRGEEATNVPWAAGEPGNQQCACVLTSSSNVYDFYCKSQIPFYCMSYELIVVPQESTWEEALQYCRQNYIDLAILSSDELMREAKDRSTQALTDDVWIGLRFLAGHWFWVNGDDLGYKVWSAGGELQCPSLDQRCGVYDRTQNAWRPTDCERRLKFLCVKKPLN; from the coding sequence ATGGCAATGAAGGCTACCATCACTGTGTTTCTGTTTTTGAGCGTCTTTGAATTGAACACCAGCTTTTACAGTAAACACTATTATGTGGATCGCTATTTGAGCTGGTCAGATGCACAGGACTACTGCAGCTGGAACCGTGATGTCCTGTCCACCGCGAACCATACAGAACTGCAAGCACTCTCTGCTTATCCACGGATAATTTATAGTTGGTATTGGATTGGACTTCATAGAGATGCCAGCAACCCAAACCTGTGGAGATGGAGCAGAGGTGAGGAGGCGACTAATGTCCCCTGGGCGGCAGGCGAACCAGGGAATCAACAATGTGCTTGTGTCCTAACGTCCTCTTctaatgtttatgatttttattgCAAATCTCAGATACCATTTTATTGTATGAGCTATGAGCTGATCGTGGTTCCGCAGGAAAGCACATGGGAAGAAGCCCTGCAATACTGCAGACAAAACTACATCGATCTGGCCATACTAAGCTCAGATGAACTTATGAGAGAGGCGAAAGACAGGAGCACTCAAGCCCTGACAGACGATGTCTGGATTGGTCTGCGTTTTCTAGCTGGACACTGGTTCTGGGTGAATGGAGATGATCTTGGCTATAAGGTTTGGTCTGCGGGTGGAGAGCTCCAGTGTCCTTCCTTGGATCAGCGCTGTGGAGTTTATGATCGAACGCAGAACGCTTGGAGACCCACAGACTGTGAGCGGAGACTCAAATTTCTCTGCGTCAAGAAACCATTGAATTAA